A genomic stretch from Aedes albopictus strain Foshan chromosome 2, AalbF5, whole genome shotgun sequence includes:
- the LOC109423308 gene encoding vacuolar protein sorting-associated protein 35 isoform X2 encodes MYLWNSATYDNSALYQKPQTPINSLDEQDKLLSDAITVVRAQAFQMKRFLDKQRLMEAMRCASTMLGELRTSLLSPKSYYELYMAITDELRHFEHYLLDEFQKGRKVPDLYEHVQYAGNIVPRLYLLITVGLVYIKTNSSLKRSILKDLVEMCRGVQHPLRGLFLRNYLLQCTRNILPDVLSNGDEHEGTVIDAIDFVLTNFAEMNKLWVRIQHQGHSSERARREKEREELKILVGTNLVRLSQLESATLEIYQRLILPGILEQVVSCRDAIAQEYLMECIIQVFPDEFHLQTLDPFLKSCAQLQSGVNVKNIIISLIDRLALYNQRNENITKTTSGTEVISAIPADVQLFEVFSTQIAYIVQLRTDMPLEDTVSLQVALVSLAQKVYPDRVDYVDKVLETTAQILDRLNMTNISHSLSVNQELSRLLRLCVDFYNNILTILQLQYFTPLLEKFDYTSRKALSLYIVMNILENETLIPTAEHVDSVLGMISPLIRDQDDQPGDKVDPEDFAEEQGIVGRFVHLLRSDDPDTQYKILTASRKHFGLGGQQRIRYVLPPLVFQAYQLAYKYKSIAAEDEMWDKKCQKILQFCHSTIAVLAKSELPELALRLYLQGALCIGQIAYSNHETVAYDFMTQAFSLYEDEISDSKSQFAAITLIVSTVEQMTCFSEENAEPLRTNCALAASKLLKKPDQCRAVVTCASLFWSGKQNGQELRDEKRTLECLKKAAKIASQCLDVGVQVQLYVELLNHYLFYYQRGNAQITISMLNQLIAKINEELPNLEPTEETKQIEMHYQNTLAHIRSRMESNDSGLEVSFAGITLN; translated from the exons ATGTACCTGTGGAATTCCGCCACCTACGACAATTCGGCATTGTACCAGAAG CCGCAAACGCCGATCAACTCGCTGGACGAGCAGGACAAACTGCTTAGCGATGCCATCACCGTGGTACGGGCACAGGCCTTCCAGATGAAGCGCTTCCTGGACAAGCAACGCCTGATGGAGGCCATGCGGTGTGCATCCACGATGCTAGGTGAACTCCGCACGTCGCTACTCTCGCCGAAGAGTTACTACGAGCTGTACATGGCCATTACGGACGAGCTGCGACACTTTGAACACTATCTGCTGGATGAGTTCCAAAAGGGCCGGAAGGTGCCGGATCTGTACGAGCATGTGCAGTACGCGGGAAATATCGTGCCGCGTTTGTATCTGCTGATTACGGTGGGATTGGTTTACATTAAGACCAATTCTTCGCTGAAGAGGAGTATCTTGAAG gaTCTGGTGGAAATGTGCCGCGGAGTTCAGCATCCACTGCGTGGGCTGTTTCTCCGAAACTACCTGCTACAGTGCACCAGAAACATCCTTCCGGATGTCTTGAGCAACGGAGATGAACACGAAGGCACCGTCATCGATGCGATAGATTTCGTGCTAACGAACTTTGCTGAAATGAACAAGctgtgggttcgaatccagcatCAAGGACACTCCAGCGAGCGGGCTCGACGGGAAAAGGAACGTGAAGAGTTGAAGATCCTGGTTGGAACGAATTTGGTTCGGCTGTCGCAGCTGGAATCGGCCACGTTGGAGATCTATCAACGGTTGATTTTGCCCGGAATTCTGGAACAAGTGGTCAGCTGCCGCGATGCCATCGCtcaggaatacctgatggaatgcaTCATCCAAGTATTTCCGGATGAGTTCCACCTACAGACACTGGATCCGTTCTTGAAATCGTGCGCCCAGCTCCAGTCCGGAGTAAACGTAAAGAACATCATCATTTCATTGATCGATCGGTTGGCTTTGTACAATCAAAGAAACGAAAACATCACGAAAACCACATCCGGAACGGAGGTCATCTCGGCCATTCCTGCGGATGTTCAGCTGTTTGAGGTTTTCAGTACACAGATCGCGTATATTGTACAGTTGAGAACCGATATGCCGCTGGAGGATACCGTTTCGTTGCAAGTGGCACTGGTCAGCCTTGCCCAGAAGGTCTATCCCGATCGGGTGGATTACGTCGACAAGGTGCTGGAGACTACGGCGCAAATCCTCGATCGGCTGAACATGACCAA CATTTCGCATTCCCTCTCGGTAAACCAGGAATTGTCTCGGCTGCTTCGTCTCTGCGTGGACTTCTACAACAACATTTTGACGATCCTGCAGCTGCAGTACTTCACTCCCTTGCTGGAGAAATTCGATTACACATCTCGAAAAGCACTCTCACTTTACATAGTTATGAACATCTTGGAAAACGAAACTCTCATTCCGACGGCCGAGCACGTAGATAGTGTACTGGGAATGATTTCACCGCTGATCCGCGACCAGGACGATCAACCCGGCGACAAAGTGGACCCGGAGGACTTTGCCGAGGAGCAGGGAATCGTTGGCCGGTTTGTGCACCTGCTTCGATCGGACGATCCCGACACACAGTACAAGATCCTTACTGCCTCGCGGAAGCACTTCGGCCTCGGTGGACAGCAAAGGATACGGTACGTGCTGCCGCCGCTGGTGTTCCAAGCCTACCAGTTGGCCTACAAGTACAAATCGATTGCCGCCGAGGACGAAATGTGGGACAAAAAGTGCCAGAAGATATTGCAGTTCTGTCACAGCACGATTGCCGTCTTGGCGAAGTCGGAACTTCCGGAGTTGGCTCTTCGGTTGTACCTGCAGGGGGCGCTGTGCATTGGGCAGATCGCCTATTCCAATCACGAAACGGTGGCGTATGACTTCATGACACAG GCCTTCTCACTTTACGAGGATGAAATCTCCGACTCCAAGTCGCAGTTTGCCGCCATCACGCTGATCGTGTCCACCGTGGAACAGATGACATGCTTCTCGGAGGAAAATGCTGAACCCCTGCGTACCAACTGTGCCCTGGCTGCGTCGAAGTTGCTGAAGAAACCGGACCAGTGCCGAGCGGTCGTTACCTGTGCCAGCTTGTTCTGGAGTGGAAA ACAAAACGGTCAAGAGCTTCGCGACGAGAAGCGTACCCTCGAATGCCTCAAGAAGGCAGCCAAGATTGCCTCCCAGTGTTTGGACGTCGGTGTCCAGGTGCAACTGTACGTGGAACTGTTGAACCACTACCTGTTCTACTATCAACGAGGGAATGCACAGATTACAATTTCCATGCTGAATCAG TTGATTGCCAAAATCAACGAGGAGCTCCCGAACCTGGAACCAACGGAGGAAACCAAACAGATCGAAATGCACTACCAAAACACGCTGGCCCACATCCGGAGTCGGATGGAGTCCAACGATAGTGGGTTGGAGGTCTCGTTCGCTGGTATTACGCTGAATTAG
- the LOC109423308 gene encoding vacuolar protein sorting-associated protein 35 isoform X1, which yields MYLWNSATYDNSALYQKPQTPINSLDEQDKLLSDAITVVRAQAFQMKRFLDKQRLMEAMRCASTMLGELRTSLLSPKSYYELYMAITDELRHFEHYLLDEFQKGRKVPDLYEHVQYAGNIVPRLYLLITVGLVYIKTNSSLKRSILKDLVEMCRGVQHPLRGLFLRNYLLQCTRNILPDVLSNGDEHEGTVIDAIDFVLTNFAEMNKLWVRIQHQGHSSERARREKEREELKILVGTNLVRLSQLESATLEIYQRLILPGILEQVVSCRDAIAQEYLMECIIQVFPDEFHLQTLDPFLKSCAQLQSGVNVKNIIISLIDRLALYNQRNENITKTTSGTEVISAIPADVQLFEVFSTQIAYIVQLRTDMPLEDTVSLQVALVSLAQKVYPDRVDYVDKVLETTAQILDRLNMTKYCISHSLSVNQELSRLLRLCVDFYNNILTILQLQYFTPLLEKFDYTSRKALSLYIVMNILENETLIPTAEHVDSVLGMISPLIRDQDDQPGDKVDPEDFAEEQGIVGRFVHLLRSDDPDTQYKILTASRKHFGLGGQQRIRYVLPPLVFQAYQLAYKYKSIAAEDEMWDKKCQKILQFCHSTIAVLAKSELPELALRLYLQGALCIGQIAYSNHETVAYDFMTQAFSLYEDEISDSKSQFAAITLIVSTVEQMTCFSEENAEPLRTNCALAASKLLKKPDQCRAVVTCASLFWSGKQNGQELRDEKRTLECLKKAAKIASQCLDVGVQVQLYVELLNHYLFYYQRGNAQITISMLNQLIAKINEELPNLEPTEETKQIEMHYQNTLAHIRSRMESNDSGLEVSFAGITLN from the exons ATGTACCTGTGGAATTCCGCCACCTACGACAATTCGGCATTGTACCAGAAG CCGCAAACGCCGATCAACTCGCTGGACGAGCAGGACAAACTGCTTAGCGATGCCATCACCGTGGTACGGGCACAGGCCTTCCAGATGAAGCGCTTCCTGGACAAGCAACGCCTGATGGAGGCCATGCGGTGTGCATCCACGATGCTAGGTGAACTCCGCACGTCGCTACTCTCGCCGAAGAGTTACTACGAGCTGTACATGGCCATTACGGACGAGCTGCGACACTTTGAACACTATCTGCTGGATGAGTTCCAAAAGGGCCGGAAGGTGCCGGATCTGTACGAGCATGTGCAGTACGCGGGAAATATCGTGCCGCGTTTGTATCTGCTGATTACGGTGGGATTGGTTTACATTAAGACCAATTCTTCGCTGAAGAGGAGTATCTTGAAG gaTCTGGTGGAAATGTGCCGCGGAGTTCAGCATCCACTGCGTGGGCTGTTTCTCCGAAACTACCTGCTACAGTGCACCAGAAACATCCTTCCGGATGTCTTGAGCAACGGAGATGAACACGAAGGCACCGTCATCGATGCGATAGATTTCGTGCTAACGAACTTTGCTGAAATGAACAAGctgtgggttcgaatccagcatCAAGGACACTCCAGCGAGCGGGCTCGACGGGAAAAGGAACGTGAAGAGTTGAAGATCCTGGTTGGAACGAATTTGGTTCGGCTGTCGCAGCTGGAATCGGCCACGTTGGAGATCTATCAACGGTTGATTTTGCCCGGAATTCTGGAACAAGTGGTCAGCTGCCGCGATGCCATCGCtcaggaatacctgatggaatgcaTCATCCAAGTATTTCCGGATGAGTTCCACCTACAGACACTGGATCCGTTCTTGAAATCGTGCGCCCAGCTCCAGTCCGGAGTAAACGTAAAGAACATCATCATTTCATTGATCGATCGGTTGGCTTTGTACAATCAAAGAAACGAAAACATCACGAAAACCACATCCGGAACGGAGGTCATCTCGGCCATTCCTGCGGATGTTCAGCTGTTTGAGGTTTTCAGTACACAGATCGCGTATATTGTACAGTTGAGAACCGATATGCCGCTGGAGGATACCGTTTCGTTGCAAGTGGCACTGGTCAGCCTTGCCCAGAAGGTCTATCCCGATCGGGTGGATTACGTCGACAAGGTGCTGGAGACTACGGCGCAAATCCTCGATCGGCTGAACATGACCAAGTATTG CATTTCGCATTCCCTCTCGGTAAACCAGGAATTGTCTCGGCTGCTTCGTCTCTGCGTGGACTTCTACAACAACATTTTGACGATCCTGCAGCTGCAGTACTTCACTCCCTTGCTGGAGAAATTCGATTACACATCTCGAAAAGCACTCTCACTTTACATAGTTATGAACATCTTGGAAAACGAAACTCTCATTCCGACGGCCGAGCACGTAGATAGTGTACTGGGAATGATTTCACCGCTGATCCGCGACCAGGACGATCAACCCGGCGACAAAGTGGACCCGGAGGACTTTGCCGAGGAGCAGGGAATCGTTGGCCGGTTTGTGCACCTGCTTCGATCGGACGATCCCGACACACAGTACAAGATCCTTACTGCCTCGCGGAAGCACTTCGGCCTCGGTGGACAGCAAAGGATACGGTACGTGCTGCCGCCGCTGGTGTTCCAAGCCTACCAGTTGGCCTACAAGTACAAATCGATTGCCGCCGAGGACGAAATGTGGGACAAAAAGTGCCAGAAGATATTGCAGTTCTGTCACAGCACGATTGCCGTCTTGGCGAAGTCGGAACTTCCGGAGTTGGCTCTTCGGTTGTACCTGCAGGGGGCGCTGTGCATTGGGCAGATCGCCTATTCCAATCACGAAACGGTGGCGTATGACTTCATGACACAG GCCTTCTCACTTTACGAGGATGAAATCTCCGACTCCAAGTCGCAGTTTGCCGCCATCACGCTGATCGTGTCCACCGTGGAACAGATGACATGCTTCTCGGAGGAAAATGCTGAACCCCTGCGTACCAACTGTGCCCTGGCTGCGTCGAAGTTGCTGAAGAAACCGGACCAGTGCCGAGCGGTCGTTACCTGTGCCAGCTTGTTCTGGAGTGGAAA ACAAAACGGTCAAGAGCTTCGCGACGAGAAGCGTACCCTCGAATGCCTCAAGAAGGCAGCCAAGATTGCCTCCCAGTGTTTGGACGTCGGTGTCCAGGTGCAACTGTACGTGGAACTGTTGAACCACTACCTGTTCTACTATCAACGAGGGAATGCACAGATTACAATTTCCATGCTGAATCAG TTGATTGCCAAAATCAACGAGGAGCTCCCGAACCTGGAACCAACGGAGGAAACCAAACAGATCGAAATGCACTACCAAAACACGCTGGCCCACATCCGGAGTCGGATGGAGTCCAACGATAGTGGGTTGGAGGTCTCGTTCGCTGGTATTACGCTGAATTAG
- the LOC109423308 gene encoding vacuolar protein sorting-associated protein 35 isoform X3 has translation MPQTPINSLDEQDKLLSDAITVVRAQAFQMKRFLDKQRLMEAMRCASTMLGELRTSLLSPKSYYELYMAITDELRHFEHYLLDEFQKGRKVPDLYEHVQYAGNIVPRLYLLITVGLVYIKTNSSLKRSILKDLVEMCRGVQHPLRGLFLRNYLLQCTRNILPDVLSNGDEHEGTVIDAIDFVLTNFAEMNKLWVRIQHQGHSSERARREKEREELKILVGTNLVRLSQLESATLEIYQRLILPGILEQVVSCRDAIAQEYLMECIIQVFPDEFHLQTLDPFLKSCAQLQSGVNVKNIIISLIDRLALYNQRNENITKTTSGTEVISAIPADVQLFEVFSTQIAYIVQLRTDMPLEDTVSLQVALVSLAQKVYPDRVDYVDKVLETTAQILDRLNMTKYCISHSLSVNQELSRLLRLCVDFYNNILTILQLQYFTPLLEKFDYTSRKALSLYIVMNILENETLIPTAEHVDSVLGMISPLIRDQDDQPGDKVDPEDFAEEQGIVGRFVHLLRSDDPDTQYKILTASRKHFGLGGQQRIRYVLPPLVFQAYQLAYKYKSIAAEDEMWDKKCQKILQFCHSTIAVLAKSELPELALRLYLQGALCIGQIAYSNHETVAYDFMTQAFSLYEDEISDSKSQFAAITLIVSTVEQMTCFSEENAEPLRTNCALAASKLLKKPDQCRAVVTCASLFWSGKQNGQELRDEKRTLECLKKAAKIASQCLDVGVQVQLYVELLNHYLFYYQRGNAQITISMLNQLIAKINEELPNLEPTEETKQIEMHYQNTLAHIRSRMESNDSGLEVSFAGITLN, from the exons ATG CCGCAAACGCCGATCAACTCGCTGGACGAGCAGGACAAACTGCTTAGCGATGCCATCACCGTGGTACGGGCACAGGCCTTCCAGATGAAGCGCTTCCTGGACAAGCAACGCCTGATGGAGGCCATGCGGTGTGCATCCACGATGCTAGGTGAACTCCGCACGTCGCTACTCTCGCCGAAGAGTTACTACGAGCTGTACATGGCCATTACGGACGAGCTGCGACACTTTGAACACTATCTGCTGGATGAGTTCCAAAAGGGCCGGAAGGTGCCGGATCTGTACGAGCATGTGCAGTACGCGGGAAATATCGTGCCGCGTTTGTATCTGCTGATTACGGTGGGATTGGTTTACATTAAGACCAATTCTTCGCTGAAGAGGAGTATCTTGAAG gaTCTGGTGGAAATGTGCCGCGGAGTTCAGCATCCACTGCGTGGGCTGTTTCTCCGAAACTACCTGCTACAGTGCACCAGAAACATCCTTCCGGATGTCTTGAGCAACGGAGATGAACACGAAGGCACCGTCATCGATGCGATAGATTTCGTGCTAACGAACTTTGCTGAAATGAACAAGctgtgggttcgaatccagcatCAAGGACACTCCAGCGAGCGGGCTCGACGGGAAAAGGAACGTGAAGAGTTGAAGATCCTGGTTGGAACGAATTTGGTTCGGCTGTCGCAGCTGGAATCGGCCACGTTGGAGATCTATCAACGGTTGATTTTGCCCGGAATTCTGGAACAAGTGGTCAGCTGCCGCGATGCCATCGCtcaggaatacctgatggaatgcaTCATCCAAGTATTTCCGGATGAGTTCCACCTACAGACACTGGATCCGTTCTTGAAATCGTGCGCCCAGCTCCAGTCCGGAGTAAACGTAAAGAACATCATCATTTCATTGATCGATCGGTTGGCTTTGTACAATCAAAGAAACGAAAACATCACGAAAACCACATCCGGAACGGAGGTCATCTCGGCCATTCCTGCGGATGTTCAGCTGTTTGAGGTTTTCAGTACACAGATCGCGTATATTGTACAGTTGAGAACCGATATGCCGCTGGAGGATACCGTTTCGTTGCAAGTGGCACTGGTCAGCCTTGCCCAGAAGGTCTATCCCGATCGGGTGGATTACGTCGACAAGGTGCTGGAGACTACGGCGCAAATCCTCGATCGGCTGAACATGACCAAGTATTG CATTTCGCATTCCCTCTCGGTAAACCAGGAATTGTCTCGGCTGCTTCGTCTCTGCGTGGACTTCTACAACAACATTTTGACGATCCTGCAGCTGCAGTACTTCACTCCCTTGCTGGAGAAATTCGATTACACATCTCGAAAAGCACTCTCACTTTACATAGTTATGAACATCTTGGAAAACGAAACTCTCATTCCGACGGCCGAGCACGTAGATAGTGTACTGGGAATGATTTCACCGCTGATCCGCGACCAGGACGATCAACCCGGCGACAAAGTGGACCCGGAGGACTTTGCCGAGGAGCAGGGAATCGTTGGCCGGTTTGTGCACCTGCTTCGATCGGACGATCCCGACACACAGTACAAGATCCTTACTGCCTCGCGGAAGCACTTCGGCCTCGGTGGACAGCAAAGGATACGGTACGTGCTGCCGCCGCTGGTGTTCCAAGCCTACCAGTTGGCCTACAAGTACAAATCGATTGCCGCCGAGGACGAAATGTGGGACAAAAAGTGCCAGAAGATATTGCAGTTCTGTCACAGCACGATTGCCGTCTTGGCGAAGTCGGAACTTCCGGAGTTGGCTCTTCGGTTGTACCTGCAGGGGGCGCTGTGCATTGGGCAGATCGCCTATTCCAATCACGAAACGGTGGCGTATGACTTCATGACACAG GCCTTCTCACTTTACGAGGATGAAATCTCCGACTCCAAGTCGCAGTTTGCCGCCATCACGCTGATCGTGTCCACCGTGGAACAGATGACATGCTTCTCGGAGGAAAATGCTGAACCCCTGCGTACCAACTGTGCCCTGGCTGCGTCGAAGTTGCTGAAGAAACCGGACCAGTGCCGAGCGGTCGTTACCTGTGCCAGCTTGTTCTGGAGTGGAAA ACAAAACGGTCAAGAGCTTCGCGACGAGAAGCGTACCCTCGAATGCCTCAAGAAGGCAGCCAAGATTGCCTCCCAGTGTTTGGACGTCGGTGTCCAGGTGCAACTGTACGTGGAACTGTTGAACCACTACCTGTTCTACTATCAACGAGGGAATGCACAGATTACAATTTCCATGCTGAATCAG TTGATTGCCAAAATCAACGAGGAGCTCCCGAACCTGGAACCAACGGAGGAAACCAAACAGATCGAAATGCACTACCAAAACACGCTGGCCCACATCCGGAGTCGGATGGAGTCCAACGATAGTGGGTTGGAGGTCTCGTTCGCTGGTATTACGCTGAATTAG